A single genomic interval of Bacillus smithii harbors:
- a CDS encoding inositol monophosphatase family protein yields MTNWNEIDAKVKQWLREAGDNIRKSFTETLDIQTKSNPNDLVTNMDKATEQFFIEKIKQNYPDHSILGEEGFGDKLESLDGVVWIIDPIDGTMNFIYQQRHFAISIGIFENGIGRLGYIYDVAHDELYFAEKGKGAFLNGKPLKKLAPVKVEEAIIALNSTWLVQNRRMDPKPLISLAQTVRGTRSYGTAALEFAYVAAGILDGYITMRLSPWDFAAGKILVEETGGIVTNLKGEPLNLLENNTIFVAKPGLHTEIMERFLQNI; encoded by the coding sequence ATGACGAATTGGAATGAAATAGATGCAAAGGTGAAACAATGGCTGCGGGAGGCAGGGGACAATATACGAAAATCGTTCACTGAAACATTGGATATTCAAACAAAATCAAATCCAAATGATTTAGTAACCAACATGGATAAAGCGACTGAACAATTTTTTATCGAAAAAATTAAACAAAACTATCCGGATCATTCGATATTGGGCGAGGAAGGGTTTGGCGATAAGCTTGAGTCATTGGATGGGGTCGTGTGGATTATTGATCCGATTGACGGGACCATGAATTTTATTTATCAGCAGCGTCATTTCGCTATATCCATCGGGATTTTCGAAAACGGAATCGGTCGATTGGGATACATTTATGATGTGGCACATGATGAGCTTTATTTTGCCGAAAAAGGGAAAGGAGCCTTTTTAAACGGCAAGCCGTTAAAAAAACTGGCTCCTGTTAAAGTGGAAGAAGCGATTATTGCTTTAAATTCTACTTGGCTGGTTCAAAATCGAAGAATGGATCCAAAGCCGCTCATTTCATTGGCCCAAACGGTGCGAGGAACGCGGTCTTACGGAACGGCAGCGTTGGAATTTGCTTATGTGGCAGCCGGTATATTAGATGGATATATCACGATGAGGCTTTCACCATGGGATTTTGCCGCCGGAAAAATTCTGGTGGAAGAAACAGGTGGAATTGTGACAAACTTAAAAGGGGAGCCGCTTAATTTGCTAGAGAATAACACGATATTTGTAGCAAAACCTGGTTTGCATACGGAAATTATGGAGCGATTCCTTCAAAATATTTAA
- a CDS encoding YlaF family protein, giving the protein MKNIQWIFLFFAVAAAASIIGIGIFIAEQSLAGIIICIILLFAIMGTGFKLKRKRREEGRL; this is encoded by the coding sequence ATGAAAAACATTCAATGGATTTTCTTATTTTTTGCAGTTGCAGCAGCCGCCAGCATCATTGGCATTGGCATATTCATCGCAGAACAAAGCTTGGCCGGCATCATCATTTGTATTATTTTATTATTCGCCATCATGGGAACGGGCTTTAAATTAAAACGAAAAAGAAGAGAAGAAGGCAGACTGTAA